One segment of Pempheris klunzingeri isolate RE-2024b chromosome 20, fPemKlu1.hap1, whole genome shotgun sequence DNA contains the following:
- the fra10ac1 gene encoding protein FRA10AC1 gives MDNLVKIHGSGGYDSDFSDDDGEEGSSERGLKRKRDEEILQKPFQKGRHSKVAHRSLHSNELDREEARNRRAHLISLNAYERHKKFVSDYILYYGGQMADFKRSQANDKKDHDVLRENHRFLWRDEDEEDMTWEKDLAKRYYDKLFKEYCIADLSRYKENKFGFRWRTENEVVSGKGQFQCGNKRCEQQEGLKSWEVNFAYVEHGEKRNALVKLRLCPECSFKLNYHHKRKEVKAKTKTKKLSEENHEPPQKKKAKKKRSKRHRDRSASSSSSEELQDSDKDSEAGDEPQDRSETDHWRGPAPAVEEKSREEVFDEYFEDMFL, from the exons ATGGATAACCTCGTGAAG ATTCACGGAAGTGGCGGCTATGACTCCGacttcagtgatgatgatggagaggaaggctCCTCAGAGAGAGGCCTTAAAAG GAAACGTGATGAGGAAATCTTACAGAAGCCATTCCAGAAAGGTCGGCACTCTAAGGTGGCCCATCGGAGTTTACACTCGAATGAACTTGACAG agaGGAAGCCAGGAACAGAAGAGCCCACCTGATATCATTGAACGCT TATGAGCGACATAAGAAATTCGTCAGTGACTACATACTTTATTATGGAGGACAGATGGCAGACTTCAAACGCTCTCA AGCCAACGACAAAAAAGATCACGACGTGCTGCGCGAGAACCATCGCTTCCTCTGGAGggacgaggatgaggaggacatGACATG GGAAAAAGACCTTGCCAAGAGGTATTACGACAAGCTGTTCAAAGAGTACTGCATAGCTGACCTCAGCAGATACAAGGAAAACAAG TTTGGATTCCGTTGGCGGACTGAGAATGAAGTTGTGTCTGGCAAAG GTCAGTTTCAGTGTGGAAACAAACGCTGTGAGCAGCAGGAAGGCCTGAAAAGCTGGGAGGTGAATTTTGCCTACGTAGAACACGGCGAGAAAAGAAATGCATTGGTCAAACTCA GACTTTGCCCCGAATGCTCATTCAAACTCAACTACCACCACAA GAGGAAGGAGGtgaaagcaaagacaaagactAAAAAGTTATCGGAGGAGAACCACGAGCcgccacagaagaagaaggcgAAGAAGAAGAGATCGAAGAGGCACAGAG atCGCTCCGCCTCTTCCAGCAGCTCCGAAGAGTTGCAGGACTCGGACAAAG ACTCCGAGGCTGGAGATGAGCCACAGGACCGGTCAGAGACCGACCACTGGCGAGGACCTGCCCCCGCTGTGGAGGAAAAGTCAAG GGAAGAGGTGTTTGATGAGTACTTTGAAGACATGTTCCTTTGA